From the Cryptomeria japonica chromosome 2, Sugi_1.0, whole genome shotgun sequence genome, one window contains:
- the LOC131873632 gene encoding uncharacterized protein LOC131873632 has product MGYLYEAMDKAKEAIQHLYGSNKTKYEPIWRIIDRRWNHQLHQHIHAAAYFLNPKFFYSPSFRADAEVRIGLDTCIRRLVDDEILRDLILDELQSYKKALGELFSSPDCKRRRATLRPDLWWEDYGATTPNLQKLAICILSQPCSASGCERNWSVFENIHTKKRNRLTQQRLNDLVYVPYNIRLHEKKVLGQDSHEALDLDDIDPYAAEWVASPDDVDNDLDPFLTNEQLSELERAGEEWDAEVAAREEEQEVDHAAEAPVSVEDVATTSAPPTQRPQSVLSFSRRRNL; this is encoded by the exons atggggtatctatatgaggccatggataaggccaaagaggcgattcaacacttgtatgggtcaaacaagaccaagtatgaacccatatggcgcataattgatcggaggtggaaccatcaactccaccaacatattcatgctgctgcctacttcttgaatcccaagtttttttactctccgagtttcagagcagatgcagaggttagaattggccttgacacatgcattcggagattagttgatgatgagatccttcgagacctgatacttgatgagttgcagagttataagaaggccttaggggaattgttttcttcacctgattgcaaacgtaggagagccaccttacgaccag atttgtggtgggaagattatggtgccacaacgcctaatcttcaaaagcttgccatctgcatattatcacagccttgtagtgcttctggttgtgagcgcaactggagtgtttttgagaacatccacacaaaaaagcgcaataggttgactcaacaacgcttgaatgatcttgtctatgtgccgtacaacattcgattacatgagaagaaggtgctagggcaagattcacatgaagcacttgacttggatgacattgatccatatgcagcagaatgggttgcttctcctgatgatgttgataatgatttggatccattccttactaatgagcagctgagtgagttggagagggcaggagaggaatgggatgcggaagtggcagcacgtgaggaggagcaggaggttgatcatgcagcagaggcacctgttagtgttgaggatgttgccactacttcagcaccacccacccagcggccacaatctgttttgagctttagtcgtagacgcaatttatga